TTGTTTGTAGGTGGTGGCTGTGAAGCAACTTGACAGAAATGGAATGCATGGACACAAGGAATTTCTCGGAGAAGTTTTGGTACTAAGCCTCCTACACCACCCAAACATAGTTAATCTAATTGGATATTGTGCCGACGGAGATCAAAGGCTTTTGGTTCATGAATTCATACCAGGGGGTACTCTAGAAGACCGAGTTCTCGGTACATACCATCCTCTTTTCTGCTACTGTTTCCTTGATTTAGGGCTATTTCATTAGTTCCATATCAATCATGAGTGTATTTGACCTCAATAGTTATGTGCAGCTAATCAAACAGGTGAAATGACATTGGATTGGTACACGCGGATTAAAATAGCTTATGGTGCTGCTCTGGGATTGGAGTACTTGCACGAGAAGGCCAATCCACCCAttatatatcgggacttcaaATCTTCAAATATCTTACTAGATGAAGAATTCAATCCAAAGCTCTCGGATGTTGGACTTGCCAAGCTTGGCCAAGCCGGAGATAAGATGCATGGACCATCAAGGCTGATGGGTGCCTATGGTTTCTGTGCTCCAGAGTACTCGAGAACTGGTGAAGTCTCAATGAAGTCGGATGTGTATAGTTTCGGAGTTATTCTACTGGAGCTAATTACTGGAAGAAGAGCCATTGACACTACAAGAGCAAATGATGAGCAAAATCTAGTTGCTTGGGTAAACTACCTTCTCATTAATTAAATTTCACCTGAGAGTGTGACCTTACATGCAGTTTATCAAATTTAATGTAACTTTGTTTTGTACGTGTGACCAGGCACAACCCTTATTCAAGGACCCAAAAAAGTTTCCTGAAATGGCAGATAGTCGTCTTAACAAGCAATTCCCTGAGAAAGATCTAAATCAAGCTGTTGCAATAGCTGCCATGTGTCTGCAAGATGAGGCATCAGTCCGGCCCTTCATGAGTGACGTTGTAACGACTTTAAGTTTTCTTCACACTAGTCCTGCTCCTGTTCCAGTTGGTACAATCCCTAGTACTGAAAACCAGGGTGGTAACTCTGAATGTGGTTCTGATATttctgatgatgatgacagCAATGGGAAGGCTTCAGATAATGAGATTATCAGAAGTTCAGACATTAACCACAGCCATGACAACTCAGATAAGGATGGTAATGGCCAAGACTTACGTCAATTAAGTGGTGTAGAATCCAAAGAATGGCATTCATTTGAACGAGACGTAGGCGTTTCTTCACGTGACGAGAGAAGTAAAAGCAAGAGCAACAAGGGTGATCAAGATACTAGTTTAAGCCAAGATAAATTTGAAAGTGTAACTTCTAGAAGCAACAGTGAAGAATCGAACGGAGAAGGTGTTTCTCATAGCAACAATAGAGTTCCACAAAAAGAAGAGAGTACTGTTAAGGTTGGCGAAATTAAGAGCGCAGAATCATCCGAAGTGGACCTCTCAGTCACTCCAGTCGTAGGGAACCTGAATCAATGAATGTTACACCTATAAAGAGTGATCACTAGACCGTCCTTTCTTGCACATACATGCATTCAATATcggatttttaattttgtatgaTGAGCCATGTAAGACTTTTGTCCCTCAGAGACAGCAAAGAAGAAGCCTTCACGTCTGAAGAGCCGAATCAAGACTTGGGGCAAGAATTTTATGATGAGGTTCtcctctatcttttttttttttccaacattTTTTATACTTGACTTTGAGGTCTTCTTGTGTGATATTATCTTCTTTCTTCAATGACAATGTAACATTAAAACTtagagaaacaaagaaaacttaCTGAAGTATGAGAGGCATTAACCCTTGGTAATAAGCCAAATTATTGAGACGACAATGGGGTAAATTGGCAAGGGAATTTCTGTTATTATATTTACCCACCACACTTACCTTCTTGAGTTTTATGTATATAGTCGTCGAACTGTGGGATCAGTTGGCTAAAGTAAACTCTTGTAAATTTGTGATGCTCAAAAACAAAAGTAGAAGACTTATATTTGATTGTGGAAGCCAAGTATAGCTTGGTTGCAAGAAGGATAATATGTAATTTCAGCTTACATGCATTCTGCAAAAAATATATTAACAACAGTATGGTATAACCGAGAAGCGTATGATTCCTTCAGTCCGACTATCTAAGCTTCCGAAGAGGAAGTGTTCGTCCGAAAAGCTTTTCTACTTCGGTTGCTTCCATTTTGAGCTCGCTCAATATATCCATCTCTTCTTTGGAAAGCTCTCTCAAGAAGTTCTCCTCATCTTGTTTAATCTCATTAAACCCTTCTGCTAACTTTTGAAACAATGACCGCTCTGTCTGTTCAACCTTCTCCACTTCCCCTTCTATCTGTTGAACTTCCTCTATAATGACCCTCTCCCCTTGCTCAAGTGTCTTCTCCAACCTCTCTACAAGTGGAGGTTCAGGCCCGCAAGTATTATCTGTTTTGATAAACTTGCTGAAGTCTCGTCCCACGCTCTTAGCTGCTTTTTCAAGATCAGGAACAATGCTTTGTGGCAAAACTGAACTCCTTGTATATATCACAGCACCACCGTATCCATCCCACGCATCATTCCTGCCACGGTAGTATACAAATATATAGTCTTCCGGTTTATTCTCTATTTGTGAAGATAGAATGTACCTGCATAAGTCATATTCAGAGCTCTGGTAAAATGGTAATGCTTTGAGGTAATGAAAAAAGGCACATCGACCCAAAAAAATAAGGTATACATGTGACATGAATTACCAGTCATCTTGATAGTGAAGATAATCATTGTCGTGATTGTATAGTATGCCAGGCTGGTTTGGAACTTGCACGAATTTCTGAATAGCTGTTCGAGTAAAAAAACCACCATCGGGGGTTCTTATTCTCCAAGACAAATTTCCTACAAGTCTGCCAGATTCTGTATGGAATTCGTGCACTTGGCAATCAAAAGCATCAAAGGTAGGATTCAAGCCACTAGTAATGAACCATTTCCCATTAAACTTTTCCATATCAAAGCTTTGAACAAGAACAGAAGGATCTGGGATAGGAAATTCTCCCACATCGGATTTCATAGGTACACACTTCTTTCGTGACACTGCACATTCATTAAATTCATCAACGACACTGTTCTCAAACAGGTCCCCGCATTTAATCTGAGATAAGAAAGAAGACAAAGACAAAGACATATATGACATATCAGATTTTCCCTCCTATTGAGTTTGGCACTGTGAAATTGATCAACATAGAGATACATGTGAAACAAACTTAACCTGACATTCCGTCTCATCAGGTCGATTGTTACAAGTTTGCAGACAAGCAACATTGGCAGCACAGGACGGGTTTGAAATGCACTTTGCAAGTTCTACCCTGACATGAACAAAAGCTCCAGTAATCAAATTaaagaccaaaaaataaaataaaagaactgCAGACATGTTAAAGAAGCCAGCTGATTGAATTACCTGCATTCCTTAAGTAAGCAAGAACAAGTTTTGAGAGCATCGACAGCATTGGCTGATGGAATCACCATGAGAGTGCATACCAGTAAACCAGCTACTTTCATGAAGTGAAACTGACTCGACTCTTTAATGAAGCTGAGTATTTCTTCAAGTATAACATTAATCACCTGTTTAGTCTTGAAATATGAAGAACAACAAATCATCAATTACAAGCTAGATTAGAAAGAAAAACCAATGGCAGATGCATTGCGCAAGTTACCTCAGTTTCACTAGTTCTTGTGCCACTTTTCAAAAAAGCCTTCTCTGTCCTGCTAGAGAGCAGAGAAGACCATTTTGACCCCAAACCAGAAGAGTTTCTATCAGAACTAATGAATTGGGAGTATCTTGATTTTCTGCTATTGGGACAAAATTTCACAACCACTTGAAAATCAACCATCCTTCTCTTCTGAAACCTTTCCTCACTTGTAAATCCCAACCTCATACATGTATTGCCAATACTATCATTATGGGACAGCAAGATTGAACGCGCAGCCAGTGCCATACTTCAGTAACTTGGCTTCAAATTCGGACCTGAACACCGTTCATTATATGAGTTGGTAGTCATTCTCTTGTTTTGTATAGTATGCACAAAATGAGAACTTTATTCCCTCAATTCTTTTGATACAATTGATTCAACAATAGtaaccaaaaaaatgaaaattggtcTTACCTAGTTGTTTTCAGAGaatgatgatccaatcatccaaTTGTTCCAATGGAGAGAAGATCTATATGGCATTTTGAACAGAACATAGTTATTTTCCTTACAATTTTCAAATGACAGTACATAAAAACTCATAAATCTTCATACCAAATGCAAAGAAGATAACTTTCCCTATTTTTGTCAATACCAAAACATACAGATAAATGAATCAACACTAAATTCTCAAACTTCACTAGTGACTATTGTCAAGCAATGAATTCTTCAACATGCTCTAGAGTCTAGATAAGACCAACTATTGTAGAGAGATTGAAACCCAATAGCTGAAAGTTTCAAATTTTCACTACCCAATCTAAGACGCAACAAGTTTGGTACAACTAGAAAGTGAAATATAGAATCTATGCAATGTGCAATATTGGGTACatagggggagagagagagagagagagagagaatacctAGGGGTGAGTTGGAGAAGATTATATGCATGGCAGCAGCAGCTTATCTTAGTTTTGCAGGAAGTGAAATGAAGAGGACAAGTGCATGTAGTGCACAAAAAGACGACGCAGGCAAAGAGAGGAGGTGTGTGTGAGGAAGGAAAGAAGGGA
Above is a genomic segment from Rosa chinensis cultivar Old Blush chromosome 3, RchiOBHm-V2, whole genome shotgun sequence containing:
- the LOC112192428 gene encoding probable serine/threonine-protein kinase PBL24 — translated: MSCFPCFGSQRNKRSSIRRVDHASAPSVEQEMKKQRPAERHVTHSTHSTHRTHSSVEVDESQINAKCFTFRELATATKNFRQECLLGEGGFGRVYKGTLRSSGQVVAVKQLDRNGMHGHKEFLGEVLVLSLLHHPNIVNLIGYCADGDQRLLVHEFIPGGTLEDRVLANQTGEMTLDWYTRIKIAYGAALGLEYLHEKANPPIIYRDFKSSNILLDEEFNPKLSDVGLAKLGQAGDKMHGPSRLMGAYGFCAPEYSRTGEVSMKSDVYSFGVILLELITGRRAIDTTRANDEQNLVAWAQPLFKDPKKFPEMADSRLNKQFPEKDLNQAVAIAAMCLQDEASVRPFMSDVVTTLSFLHTSPAPVPVGTIPSTENQGGNSECGSDISDDDDSNGKASDNEIIRSSDINHSHDNSDKDGNGQDLRQLSGVESKEWHSFERDVGVSSRDERSKSKSNKGDQDTSLSQDKFESVTSRSNSEESNGEGVSHSNNRVPQKEESTVKVGEIKSAESSEVDLSVTPVVGNLNQ
- the LOC112194871 gene encoding violaxanthin de-epoxidase, chloroplastic isoform X1, which gives rise to MALAARSILLSHNDSIGNTCMRLGFTSEERFQKRRMVDFQVVVKFCPNSRKSRYSQFISSDRNSSGLGSKWSSLLSSRTEKAFLKSGTRTSETETKQVINVILEEILSFIKESSQFHFMKVAGLLVCTLMVIPSANAVDALKTCSCLLKECRVELAKCISNPSCAANVACLQTCNNRPDETECQIKCGDLFENSVVDEFNECAVSRKKCVPMKSDVGEFPIPDPSVLVQSFDMEKFNGKWFITSGLNPTFDAFDCQVHEFHTESGRLVGNLSWRIRTPDGGFFTRTAIQKFVQVPNQPGILYNHDNDYLHYQDDWYILSSQIENKPEDYIFVYYRGRNDAWDGYGGAVIYTRSSVLPQSIVPDLEKAAKSVGRDFSKFIKTDNTCGPEPPLVERLEKTLEQGERVIIEEVQQIEGEVEKVEQTERSLFQKLAEGFNEIKQDEENFLRELSKEEMDILSELKMEATEVEKLFGRTLPLRKLR
- the LOC112194871 gene encoding violaxanthin de-epoxidase, chloroplastic isoform X2; the encoded protein is MALAARSILLSHNDSIGNTCMRLGFTSEERFQKRRMVDFQVVVKFCPNSRKSRYSQFISSDRNSSGLGSKWSSLLSSRTEKAFLKSGTRTSETEVINVILEEILSFIKESSQFHFMKVAGLLVCTLMVIPSANAVDALKTCSCLLKECRVELAKCISNPSCAANVACLQTCNNRPDETECQIKCGDLFENSVVDEFNECAVSRKKCVPMKSDVGEFPIPDPSVLVQSFDMEKFNGKWFITSGLNPTFDAFDCQVHEFHTESGRLVGNLSWRIRTPDGGFFTRTAIQKFVQVPNQPGILYNHDNDYLHYQDDWYILSSQIENKPEDYIFVYYRGRNDAWDGYGGAVIYTRSSVLPQSIVPDLEKAAKSVGRDFSKFIKTDNTCGPEPPLVERLEKTLEQGERVIIEEVQQIEGEVEKVEQTERSLFQKLAEGFNEIKQDEENFLRELSKEEMDILSELKMEATEVEKLFGRTLPLRKLR